GCGCTGCGCAAGGTCGCCGCACTCGCCCCGGACGTGCTGACCCTGGACGTGGACATGCCGCGCATGGACGGCATCGAGACGCTGCGCGCGCTGCGGGAGGCGAACGGGCCGCCGGCGGTGGTGCTCAGCTCGTTGACGCGGCGCGACGCCGACCTGGCGTTCCGGGCCCTCGCCGCGGGCGCCTTCGACGTCGTGGCGAAGCCGCACGCCGCGATCTCGACGCACATCCACGAGATCGCCGCCGAGCTCGTCGCGAAAATCAAGGCGGCCGCGGGAGCGCGGGCCGTGGCGCTCGCGCCGCCGCTGCCCGCGGCCGTGCCTGCGCCCTCGGCCGTGCCCGCCACCGCTGCCGGGCGCCAGCGCGCCGCGGCGGAGCGGGTGCTCGCGATCGGCGTCTCCACGGGGGGGCCGAACGCGCTGACCTACCTGCTGCCGCAGCTTCCGGCGGACTTTCCCGCGGCGACGCTGGTCGTGCAGCACCTGCCGCCCGGGTTCACCGCGATGTTCGCGGCGCGTCTGAACGCTGCAAGCCGGCTGGAGGTGCGGGAGGCGCGCGACGGCGACCTGGTGGGGCCGGGGCGGGTGCTCATCGCCCCGGGGGACCGGCACCTGCGGGTCACGCGCGGCGCCCTGGGCGCGATCGCCGTGCTCAGCGACGCGCCCCCGGCCCGGGGGCACCGTCCGTCGGCGGATGTGCTCTTTGCCTCCGTGGCCGAGGAGTTCGGCGCGGCGGCCACCGGGCTGATCATGACCGGCATGGGCGACGACGGCGCCGCGGGACTGGCCCGGATCCGCCAGCGCGGCGGGCGCACGCTGGCGCAGGACGAGCGCAGCTGCGTCGTCTTCGGCATGCCGCGCGCGGCGATCGAGAGCGGCGCGGTGGACGAGGTGGTGGCACTGGCGGAGCTGCCGCGCTATCTGCGGCGGCACTACGAGCAAGGGAGGGAGGTCGCATGACGGACACGCCCCCGGTTTCGGCGTCCTTCGAGGCCCTGATCGCGGACGACTCGGCGTTCGCGCGGCGCTACCTCGCGGGCATCGTGCACAGTCTCGGCGGCATGGTCGTCGGCGAGGCGGCGAGCGGCGACTGCGCGGTGGCGTTGTACGCGAGGCTGCGGCCCGATCTGGTCTTCCTGGACATCACGATGCCCGAGCTCGACGGCGTGGAGGCGCTGCGGCGCATCCGGGCGGGCGACGCGGCCGCGCGCGTGATCATGGTCAGCGCGCTCGGGCACAAGGAGGCCGTGTGGAGGGCGATCTGCCTGGGCGCCAGGCACTTCATCACCAAGCCGTACACGCCGGACTACGCCGGACTCGTCATCCGCAGCGTTCTTGCGGGTGAGGCGGGGGGCGCGCCGTGAGACTCGAATGCGTGGAGGCGTTCGCCGACGCCTCGGTGAAGGTCCTCGTGGCGATGCTCGGCGACCAGTTCGGCGCCGGCCCGCCGCGCCTCGCGTGCTCGGAGGAGCGCGGCAGCGGCGTCATCGTGCACGTCCGGTTCTCGGGGGAGGCG
This bacterium DNA region includes the following protein-coding sequences:
- a CDS encoding chemotaxis response regulator protein-glutamate methylesterase, whose product is MSAVRVLVVDDSALMRRLVPQLLSGDPGIEVVGTAMDGVHALRKVAALAPDVLTLDVDMPRMDGIETLRALREANGPPAVVLSSLTRRDADLAFRALAAGAFDVVAKPHAAISTHIHEIAAELVAKIKAAAGARAVALAPPLPAAVPAPSAVPATAAGRQRAAAERVLAIGVSTGGPNALTYLLPQLPADFPAATLVVQHLPPGFTAMFAARLNAASRLEVREARDGDLVGPGRVLIAPGDRHLRVTRGALGAIAVLSDAPPARGHRPSADVLFASVAEEFGAAATGLIMTGMGDDGAAGLARIRQRGGRTLAQDERSCVVFGMPRAAIESGAVDEVVALAELPRYLRRHYEQGREVA
- a CDS encoding response regulator, coding for MTDTPPVSASFEALIADDSAFARRYLAGIVHSLGGMVVGEAASGDCAVALYARLRPDLVFLDITMPELDGVEALRRIRAGDAAARVIMVSALGHKEAVWRAICLGARHFITKPYTPDYAGLVIRSVLAGEAGGAP